The following are encoded together in the Phaseolus vulgaris cultivar G19833 chromosome 9, P. vulgaris v2.0, whole genome shotgun sequence genome:
- the LOC137820110 gene encoding vacuolar-processing enzyme-like — MDGFPILFLLATLITLVSGGRDEILRLPSEASRFFQAPAADQNQEGTRWALLIAGSNGYWNYRHQSDVCHAYQLLRKGGLKEENIVVFMYDDIAFNEENPRPGVIINSPHGNDVYKGVPKDYVGEDVTVNNFFAAILGNKSALTGGSGKVIDSGPNDHIFIYYSDHGGPGVLGMPTSPYMYASDLIEVLKKKHASETYKSLVFYLEACESGSIFEGLLPEGMNIYATTAANAEESSWGTYCPGEYPSPPPEYETCLGDLYSVAWMEDSDIHNLQTETLHQQFELVKQRTINGNSAYGSHVMQYGDIGLSKNNLSLYLGTNPANDNFAFREKNSLVPPSKAVNQRDADLVHLWDKYRKAPVGSSRKSVAQKQILEAMSHRMHIDDSMKLIGKLLFGIEEGPKLLNSVRPAGQPLVDDWDCLKTLVRTFETHCGSLSQYGMKHMRSFANFCNAGIGKEQMAEASAQACVSIPATPWSSLRSGFSA; from the exons ATGGACGGTTTCCCGATCCTCTTTCTCCTCGCCACCCTCATCACCCTCGTCTCCGGTGGTCGCGACGAGATTCTCCGTTTGCCCTCCGAAGCTTCCAGATTCTTCCAAGCACCTGCTGCTGATCAGAACCAAGAGGGTACGAGGTGGGCCCTTTTAATTGCCGGATCCAATGGCTATTGGAATTACAGACACCAG TCTGATGTTTGCCATGCGTATCAACTGCTGAGAAAAGGTGGtctgaaagaagaaaatattgtGGTATTTATGTATGATGACATTGCTTTCAATGAAGAGAACCCACGGCCTGGAGTCATTATTAACAGCCCTCATGGAAATGATGTTTACAAGGGAGTCCCTAAG GATTACGTTGGTGAAGATGTCACTGTTAACAACTTTTTTGCTGCTATACTTGGAAATAAATCAGCTCTTACCGGTGGCAGTGGGAAGGTTATCGATAGTGGTCCCAATgatcatatatttatatactattCTGATCATGGAGGTCCAGGAGTGTTAG GGATGCCTACTAGTCCATACATGTATGCGTCCGATCTGATTGAAGTCTTAAAGAAAAAGCATGCTTCTGAAACTTATAAAAGCCTA GTATTTTATCTAGAGGCATGTGAATCTGGGAGTATCTTTGAAGGTCTTCTTCCTGAAGGTATGAATATCTATGCAACGACAGCAGCAAATGCAGAAGAAAGCAGTTGGGGAACGTATTGTCCCGGGGAGTATCCTAGTCCCCCCCCAGAATATGAAACCTGCTTGGGTGACTTGTACAGTGTTGCTTGGATGGAAGACAG TGACATTCACAATTTGCAAACAGAAACTTTACATCAACAATTTGAATTG GTGAAACAAAGGACTATAAATGGAAATTCAGCCTATGGTTCCCACGTGATGCAGTATGGTGACATAGGGCTTAGCAAGAACAATCTCTCCTTATATTTGGGTACAAATCCTGCAAATGATAATTTTGCTTTTCGGGAGAAAAACTCACTGGTGCCGCCTTCAAAAGCAGTCAACCAACGTGACGCAGATCTAGTCCATTTATGGGACAAG TACCGCAAAGCTCCTGTGGGTTCTTCTAGGAAATCCGTAGCTCAGAAACAAATTCTAGAAGCGATGTCTCACAGAATGCATATAGACGACAGCATGAAACTTATTGGAAAACTGTTATTTGGCATTGAAGAGGGTCCAAAACTGCTTAACAGTGTTAGACCCGCTGGGCAACCACTTGTTGATGACTGGGACTGCCTTAAAACACTG GTTAGGACTTTTGAGACACATTGTGGATCCCTGTCTCAGTATGGGATGAAACATATGAGGTCCTTTGCAAACTTCTGCAATGCTGGAATAGGGAAAGAGCAAATGGCCGAGGCATCTGCACAAGCATGCGTCAGTATTCCTGCAACTCCCTGGAGTTCTCTGCGAAGTGGTTTCAGTGCATAA